A genomic stretch from Edaphobacter aggregans includes:
- a CDS encoding cytochrome c, which produces MRQRYLFAGCLVLGAAFTTSLAELQAQSRHTPPPTAQTDKKQTASTPGSQQQQNEGARIFEQNCSRCHTAPDGFSPRISGTIVRHMRIRASLSQHDEQELLRFFNP; this is translated from the coding sequence ATGCGCCAGAGATATCTTTTCGCTGGCTGCCTTGTCTTAGGGGCTGCCTTTACCACTTCGCTAGCTGAGTTACAGGCCCAATCGCGCCACACTCCACCACCCACCGCCCAAACAGACAAAAAACAGACGGCCTCCACACCAGGCTCTCAGCAGCAACAGAATGAGGGAGCGCGCATCTTCGAACAGAACTGCTCACGCTGCCACACAGCTCCGGATGGCTTCTCGCCACGTATCTCCGGTACGATCGTTCGTCACATGCGGATTCGGGCATCGCTCAGCCAACATGACGAACAGGAGCTACTGCGCTTCTTCAATCCATAA
- a CDS encoding tetratricopeptide repeat protein, with protein MLDPANTGIAWNLLGSAYRSFDEYDKARRCYETASQILSAVPNEQSEYASALNNLGAIEEFKGQFNSSKTLRIKAKRLYESVGDHAGVAVASSNLAQLAFHQNDLPTARKNMAEAFREAQLTNQITDNNLAAMYTVKSALSYMEKDFHAAIAADQHAIDIWTRVHGPEFYQLGLAYRLRGQASSQLGDSQQAISDLQHALKLLEGIPGKNSQTYLMTELIYARMLRDAGSTQEAEFLEKKAQTALTTVRIQQCGGCTISAESFR; from the coding sequence ATGCTCGACCCGGCCAACACCGGAATCGCCTGGAATTTGCTGGGTTCCGCCTATAGAAGCTTCGATGAGTACGACAAAGCGCGACGCTGCTACGAGACTGCATCCCAAATCCTAAGTGCCGTCCCGAACGAACAGTCAGAGTACGCCTCGGCGCTCAATAACCTTGGCGCAATCGAGGAATTCAAGGGGCAGTTCAACTCCTCGAAAACTCTGCGAATCAAAGCCAAACGTCTTTATGAATCAGTTGGCGATCACGCCGGCGTCGCCGTGGCCTCCAGCAATCTTGCGCAGCTAGCCTTCCATCAGAATGATCTGCCTACAGCTCGCAAGAACATGGCCGAGGCATTTCGCGAAGCACAACTCACAAATCAGATCACCGACAACAATCTTGCAGCAATGTACACCGTGAAGAGCGCCCTCTCATATATGGAGAAGGACTTCCACGCGGCGATCGCGGCAGACCAGCACGCCATAGATATCTGGACTCGTGTCCACGGCCCCGAATTCTACCAACTAGGACTTGCCTATAGACTCCGCGGCCAGGCATCCAGTCAACTCGGTGATAGTCAGCAGGCGATCTCCGATCTCCAGCATGCGCTGAAGCTTTTAGAAGGAATCCCGGGCAAAAATAGTCAAACCTATTTAATGACAGAGCTCATCTACGCGCGCATGCTTCGCGATGCAGGATCGACCCAGGAGGCCGAATTCCTTGAGAAGAAGGCGCAGACTGCTCTTACGACCGTTCGCATTCAGCAGTGCGGCGGTTGTACCATTAGCGCAGAAAGCTTCCGGTAG
- a CDS encoding sensor histidine kinase, which translates to MKQRRETYTNGISSALELGSLHLRGTFVALAAAVIMSFLTATVCHGFVNSTHSAPMTPALLFGAAFWLWWGVVAIAMWWFAQRWPSLLTCTARSLSLHAVLACLLGLAHLALLQQMLNFAARHWPAWAPAMDYFNLMRFGFEFLLYGFVLGFSGLLHVQSQAQRDAMRSLELEKQLSQAQLKALQMQLEPHFLFNTLNAVTTLVELGRNQEASETLAHLNTILRTTLQRNTPEKVPFAQELQVVESYLAIQQVRFADRLRVQFHTTPEALDGLVPCFILQPIIENAIRHGISHRESDGLLETSVERIGDKLSLRVRDNGPGLNGSSKQSNGHGIGMRNTRERLSYFYPGAYDLVAVEPETGGYEVTIRIPYERQRSRA; encoded by the coding sequence ATGAAGCAGCGACGCGAAACCTACACCAACGGCATTTCATCCGCGCTTGAATTAGGCTCGCTGCACCTTCGCGGAACATTTGTGGCGCTTGCGGCGGCGGTAATCATGTCTTTCCTCACCGCCACCGTCTGCCACGGGTTTGTTAATTCGACCCACTCGGCCCCCATGACCCCCGCGCTGCTCTTCGGTGCAGCCTTCTGGCTCTGGTGGGGAGTCGTCGCAATCGCCATGTGGTGGTTTGCGCAGCGATGGCCCTCCCTGCTCACTTGCACGGCGCGAAGCCTTTCTCTTCACGCCGTACTTGCCTGCCTGCTGGGTCTCGCACACCTGGCATTGTTGCAGCAAATGCTCAACTTCGCCGCCCGGCATTGGCCAGCCTGGGCCCCCGCGATGGACTACTTTAATCTCATGCGATTTGGATTCGAATTCCTGCTCTACGGATTCGTCCTCGGATTCTCCGGGCTGCTCCATGTGCAATCGCAGGCCCAGCGAGACGCAATGCGCTCCCTCGAGTTGGAAAAGCAGCTCTCGCAAGCTCAACTCAAAGCCCTGCAGATGCAGCTAGAGCCGCACTTCCTCTTCAACACGCTCAATGCGGTGACCACGCTGGTCGAGCTAGGAAGAAACCAGGAAGCCTCCGAGACACTCGCACACCTCAATACCATTCTGCGAACAACCCTGCAGCGAAATACCCCTGAAAAAGTCCCCTTCGCACAGGAATTGCAAGTGGTCGAAAGCTACCTGGCAATCCAGCAGGTCCGTTTTGCAGACCGTCTCCGCGTGCAGTTCCATACAACACCCGAAGCGCTCGACGGCCTCGTCCCCTGCTTCATCCTGCAGCCCATCATTGAGAACGCCATCCGCCATGGAATCTCCCACCGCGAAAGCGATGGCCTGCTCGAAACCTCTGTCGAACGCATCGGCGACAAACTAAGCCTGCGCGTCCGCGACAATGGCCCGGGCCTGAACGGCTCCTCGAAGCAGAGCAATGGCCATGGCATCGGCATGCGCAACACGCGCGAGCGCCTCTCTTACTTCTATCCCGGCGCATACGACTTAGTTGCCGTCGAACCCGAGACCGGCGGGTACGAAGTCACCATCCGAATTCCCTACGAGCGCCAGAGATCACGCGCATGA
- a CDS encoding LytR/AlgR family response regulator transcription factor: MKLKTIVADDEPLARERLKLLLSHDDEVEVIAECRNGKETIARLKSAPADLLFLDIQMPGIGGFDVIDSMGLPHMPPTVFVTAHHEFAVKAFAVQAIDYLTKPIEPSRLQDTLARVKDRIAGNAALQTKEQLSDALAALRNPARNDRPWQERFIVRDGAKDVLINVSDIDWIEAADYYSCLHVGGRKYMLRESIKQLSTKLDPARFVRLHRSVIAKIEQVKEIHRDGRAEYFVVLASGQRLKMSKVGWKNLTTANNTP, translated from the coding sequence ATGAAGCTCAAAACCATCGTTGCGGACGACGAGCCGCTGGCAAGAGAGAGGCTCAAGCTCCTCCTCTCACACGATGACGAGGTCGAAGTCATCGCCGAATGCCGGAACGGTAAGGAGACCATCGCACGTCTGAAATCCGCTCCGGCCGACCTGCTCTTCCTCGATATCCAGATGCCCGGCATCGGAGGTTTCGACGTCATCGACTCCATGGGTCTTCCTCATATGCCCCCAACCGTCTTCGTAACCGCGCATCACGAGTTCGCAGTCAAAGCCTTCGCCGTACAAGCCATCGACTACCTCACCAAGCCCATCGAACCCTCGCGCCTGCAAGACACACTCGCCCGCGTAAAAGACCGAATTGCCGGCAACGCAGCGCTCCAAACCAAAGAACAGTTGTCCGACGCCCTGGCCGCCTTGCGAAACCCAGCCCGCAACGACAGACCTTGGCAGGAACGCTTCATCGTTCGAGACGGCGCCAAAGATGTCCTCATCAACGTCAGCGACATCGATTGGATCGAAGCAGCAGACTACTACTCCTGTCTGCACGTCGGCGGCAGAAAGTACATGCTGCGCGAGAGCATCAAGCAGTTAAGCACCAAACTCGACCCCGCCAGATTCGTACGTCTTCATCGATCAGTCATCGCAAAAATCGAACAAGTTAAAGAGATTCATCGAGACGGCCGAGCCGAGTACTTCGTCGTCTTGGCCAGCGGTCAGCGCCTAAAGATGAGCAAGGTCGGCTGGAAAAACCTCACCACAGCCAACAACACCCCGTAA
- a CDS encoding alpha/beta fold hydrolase gives MERHTFRHDGLRLSYLDSGGTGRVLIALHAHIMEAVTFAPLAEELAPKWRIIALDQRGHGHSDHAPTYTRDNYIRDLEALFEHLSLTDAVLLGNSLGGVNAYQFAARHPDKIRGLIIEDIGVEIGDDLGFVLAWDGEFATREALAESIGPRFLPYLKDAFRETPTGWKLAFAPHDIVASGRCLAGNHWQDWLATQCPALFLRGRDSNVTTHAATERMVARRPNTLLETLDGGHILHFDNPMGFANAVREFLHQFE, from the coding sequence ATGGAGAGGCATACTTTTCGTCACGACGGACTGCGGCTCTCGTATCTCGATTCGGGCGGTACAGGCCGAGTACTTATTGCCCTGCACGCGCACATCATGGAGGCCGTAACCTTTGCCCCTCTGGCCGAGGAGTTGGCCCCCAAATGGCGCATAATCGCACTCGACCAACGCGGCCACGGACACTCCGACCACGCCCCTACCTACACGCGTGACAACTATATTCGCGATCTGGAGGCCCTCTTCGAGCACCTGAGTCTCACCGATGCCGTTCTCCTGGGCAACTCCCTCGGCGGAGTCAACGCATATCAGTTCGCCGCACGGCATCCCGACAAGATCCGTGGCCTCATCATCGAAGACATCGGCGTCGAAATTGGAGATGACTTAGGTTTCGTGCTCGCCTGGGACGGCGAGTTTGCAACCCGAGAGGCCCTCGCGGAGTCTATAGGCCCACGCTTCTTGCCCTACCTCAAAGACGCGTTCCGCGAGACCCCCACCGGCTGGAAACTAGCATTCGCCCCCCACGACATCGTAGCCTCCGGAAGATGCCTGGCAGGGAATCACTGGCAGGACTGGCTCGCCACCCAGTGCCCCGCCCTGTTCCTCCGCGGACGCGACAGTAACGTGACGACCCACGCCGCCACGGAGCGGATGGTCGCCCGACGACCGAACACGCTTCTGGAAACGCTCGACGGCGGACACATCCTCCACTTCGATAACCCGATGGGCTTCGCAAACGCGGTACGAGAATTTCTACATCAGTTCGAATAA
- a CDS encoding glycosyltransferase, which yields MKILYATGLSPNDSSLYRLWALERLGHHVIPLNAFDYEPHNPVLRKIAFRLAAGPSVDRLNHDILCLAQQEKPDILWADKLLSMRPGTLDRLRALGIVTVSYMIDNPFGPRRDPGWRLYMKDIPHYDLHVVQRDKNIADYRSRGARDVIKIQTAYEPTIHFPSPGGWSDQDRNREVSFVGTPYDDRAETLSRLSSEFKVVISGNQRSWQRALSPEAFSGLYRGGELYQQQYREAIWRSKINLSFITRSNQDEFVHKSFEIAGCGGFLLAERSDGHLQRFREDEEAVFFSSFEECVQKIRRYLPDEAARNRIAAAGHARAQRDGYHNDHQVGLIVERVAGIVHALKSGVRELASADADL from the coding sequence ATGAAGATTCTCTACGCTACGGGCCTCTCCCCAAACGATTCCTCGCTCTATCGCCTGTGGGCCTTGGAGCGTCTCGGCCATCACGTTATCCCGTTGAACGCTTTCGACTACGAACCGCATAATCCGGTGCTTCGCAAGATCGCTTTTCGTCTTGCTGCTGGACCCTCGGTCGATCGCCTCAATCACGACATCCTTTGCCTCGCCCAGCAGGAGAAGCCTGACATCCTCTGGGCCGACAAGCTTCTTTCCATGCGGCCCGGCACACTCGATCGACTTCGCGCACTGGGCATTGTCACTGTCAGCTACATGATCGACAACCCCTTCGGCCCACGACGCGATCCTGGTTGGCGGCTATATATGAAGGACATTCCTCATTACGATCTTCACGTTGTCCAGCGTGACAAGAACATTGCTGACTACCGAAGCCGGGGGGCGCGGGACGTCATCAAGATCCAAACCGCCTACGAGCCTACGATCCACTTTCCGTCGCCGGGCGGTTGGTCCGATCAGGATCGTAATCGTGAGGTCTCCTTTGTGGGTACTCCTTACGATGACCGCGCCGAGACGCTCAGCAGGCTTTCGAGTGAGTTCAAGGTTGTCATCTCGGGCAATCAGCGTTCGTGGCAGCGGGCGCTCTCGCCAGAGGCTTTTTCAGGTCTCTATCGCGGGGGCGAACTGTATCAGCAGCAGTACCGTGAGGCCATCTGGCGCTCGAAGATCAACCTCAGCTTCATTACTCGTTCCAATCAGGACGAGTTTGTGCATAAGAGCTTCGAGATTGCTGGCTGCGGGGGATTTTTGCTGGCCGAACGCTCTGATGGTCATCTGCAGCGGTTCCGCGAGGACGAAGAGGCTGTCTTTTTCTCGAGCTTCGAGGAGTGCGTCCAGAAGATTCGGCGTTACCTGCCGGATGAGGCTGCGCGGAACCGTATTGCTGCGGCTGGACATGCTCGTGCCCAGCGGGATGGCTACCACAATGACCACCAGGTCGGCCTTATCGTGGAACGCGTTGCCGGCATCGTTCACGCGCTCAAGTCGGGGGTGAGGGAACTGGCGTCTGCGGATGCTGACTTGTGA
- a CDS encoding carbonic anhydrase, whose protein sequence is MRLKNPTGTTRRQRVSEGEKMKHASEQHSDENQDFNAHTAPSPSRRRFLQTTLTGTMAGLFTTGAMRSVFPTQALAQTISSPDAALKELMDGNRRFISNNMTHCEKDLAILRQHTVEGQEPFAAVLSCADSRVPIELIFDQTIGHIFVTRVAGNVVTPELIASHEFGAAVLGTKVILVLGHAGCGAMKAAIANNEVPGQISALFPHIRPAVNQAGPDVVAVTKANAKIQAALLREGSTVIAAMVKEGKVKVVAGYYDLGAGSVTLLD, encoded by the coding sequence ATGCGACTAAAGAATCCGACCGGGACAACCAGAAGACAACGTGTATCGGAAGGGGAAAAGATGAAACATGCAAGCGAACAGCATTCCGACGAGAATCAGGATTTCAATGCACATACCGCGCCCAGTCCTTCCAGGCGGCGGTTCCTGCAAACCACGCTGACCGGAACCATGGCGGGATTGTTCACAACAGGAGCGATGAGATCCGTCTTTCCCACTCAGGCGCTCGCGCAAACTATATCTAGCCCCGATGCTGCGTTGAAGGAACTCATGGACGGCAATCGGCGTTTCATATCGAACAACATGACTCATTGCGAAAAGGATCTCGCGATTCTGAGGCAACACACAGTAGAAGGGCAGGAGCCGTTTGCAGCAGTCCTCTCTTGTGCCGACTCACGTGTGCCGATCGAATTGATCTTCGATCAGACCATCGGTCATATCTTCGTTACCCGTGTAGCCGGCAATGTTGTCACCCCCGAACTCATCGCCAGCCACGAGTTTGGTGCCGCCGTATTGGGCACAAAAGTGATCCTTGTACTCGGGCATGCCGGGTGTGGAGCAATGAAGGCGGCAATCGCTAACAATGAAGTTCCTGGACAGATCAGCGCACTATTCCCGCATATCCGGCCGGCCGTAAACCAGGCAGGACCGGACGTTGTAGCCGTTACCAAGGCAAACGCAAAGATTCAGGCCGCGCTGCTCCGGGAGGGGTCGACTGTCATCGCAGCTATGGTGAAAGAAGGCAAGGTTAAAGTCGTCGCCGGGTACTATGACCTCGGCGCTGGCAGCGTCACCCTGCTGGATTAG